CGGGCTGGCGCTGTGGCTCGGCGGGTCGCTGGCGCTGGCGACGCGGACGGTCTGGGCGCTCCCCGACGACGACCACTGGGAGGTGGTCGACGCGGGTGCAGACCTCGGCGAGGCGACCGCCGAGGGCGCCGCGGCTGGCGACGGGTCGGACGGTGAAGAGAACGCGGGTGCCGGAACGGCCGGCGACTAGCCGCAGTCAGTCCTGCCTGTACTCCTTCCGGAAGCCACGGAACTCGGTGCGGTGGGCCTCCTCGTCGGCGAGGAGCGACACCGCGATGTCCTCGGTCACGGGGTCGTTGGCCGCCTCGGCCGCGTCGATGAGGGCGCGGTAGGTCTCGATGGCGTCCTCCTCGGCGTCGATGACGCCCTCGATGACCGAGAGCACGTCCGTCGTGTCCTCGGGGGGCTGGAGGGTCTCCTGCCGGGCCTCGAACTCCATGGAGCCAGGCGGTGCCTCGTCGAGTTGCTTCAGTCGGTTGCCGAGCTGGCGCGCGTGTGTCAGCTCCTCCTGGATGTCCTGGTCCAGACTCTCTTTGATCTCCTCTGCGCGCACGCCATCGAGGACGATGGCGTTCGTCATGTAGTTCATCACCGTCTCGATCTCGTCGCTGTACGCCTTCTTCAGGAGGTCGACGACCTGCTGGTCTGTCATACGTGAATCTTCTCTCGGGAACGACATAACGATGGGGCCAAAGGCAAGCTAGGCGCGGTACACCGCCGGCGCGACCGACGGTCGGTCCGCCATCACGCCCCTGACGGACGTCGAACCGACCCGCCACCACGACGTGGAGTGCGCGCGAGCCACACACCCCGTCGCACCGACCCCGAACTGGCACGACCTGCAGCCCCGCCCCGCATTCGTATCAGGATGTGGACAAGCAGACTCGTAGGAATATAAGGAATATGTATCAGACTGTAGTCGCCGCCCTCGTGCGATTCTGTGATTCATGACGGTCGTTCGCCACGTTCCGCCGCGCGCCAGCGACCTGTCACACCACCAAGTTTAAATATGGGTTCGGGCTTTGGGTGAGATACAATGTCGCACCACGACACCCGCTCTGACACCAGTCAGGGCGATCGAGTTCTTCCAGGGCACACTGAACGCCACAACTGAATTCGACACCGCACGCGTATTCGACACCACACTGCGGGACGGCGAGCAGTCCCCACGGACGTCTTTCTCCTACGAAGACAAACGGGACATAGCGGCTGTGCTGGACGAGATGGGCACCCACGTCATCGAGGCCGGGTTCCCCGTCAACTCCGACGCCGAGTTCGAGGCCGTCTCGGACATCGCCAAGTACACAGATGCGACGACCTGCGGGCTGGCCCGGGTCGTCGACAAGGACATCGAGGCCGCGATCGACTCCGGCGTCGAGATGATTCACGTCTTCGTGAGCACCTCCGACGTCCAGATCGAGGACTCGATGCACGCCACCCGCGAACAGGTGAAACAGCGAGCCATCGAATCGGTCCGCCGCGTCAAGGAGGCCGGCGTCGAGTGTATGTTCTCGCCCATGGACGCCACCCGGACCGACGAGGACTTCCTCATCGAGATGGTCGAGGCCGTCACCGAGGCCGGAACCGACTGGATCAACGTCCCGGACACCTGCGGGGTCGCGACCCCGCGGCGGTTCTACGACATGATCGAGACCATCAACGAGCACACCACGGCTCGCATCGACGTGCACACGCACGACGACTTCGGGCTGGCGACCGCCAACGCCCTGTCCGGCATCGAGGCCGGCGCCCACCAGGCGCAGGTCTCGGTGAACGGCATCGGCGAGCGCGCCGGCAACGCGGCCTACGAGGAGTTCGTCATGGCCGTCGAGTCGGTGTACCAGGCCGACACGGGCATCGACACGACCCGCATCACGGAGCTGAGCAAACTGGTCGAGGCGCGCTCGGACATGCCGGTCCCGGCGAACAAGCCGGTCGTCGGCGACAACGCCTTCAGCCACGAGTCCGGTATCCACGCCGCCGGGGTCATCGAGAACTCCGACACGTTCGAACCGGGCGTCATGACGCCGGAGATGGTCGGTGCCAGCCGCGAGCTGGTGCTGGGCAAGCACACCGGCGTCCACGCCGTCCGCCAGCACCTGGTCGAGGCCGGGTTCGACCCGACCGAGTCCCAGGTACGCGCGGTCACGCGCAAGGTCAAGGACCACGGCGCGGAGAAGGAGCGCGTCACCGCGAGCACGCTCTTCGAGTTCGCTCGCGACATCGGTATCCCCACCGAGGAGGAGACCGAAGAGGTGAGGGCCTGATGGGCCATCCCCGCAAGGTCTGCCCCACCACCAAGGTTTATATGAACCGGGGGTCGTACACAGTCGGTAATGAGACAGTCACCAGCTGCAGACGGGGCACGCCTCGCCAGCAGCGGTGCTGTCGTACGGACGCTGTCGATTGTAGGGGCCGTCTAGCCCCTACACCACCCTCTCCTGACCCGGTTTCCGCATCGTTCCATCAGTCACAGCCGACAGCACGTACGTCAGCAATGTCCCAGTACACATCCGACACCCCGCATCGCTCCCGACCGACACCAGCCGCGTTCGACGCGACAGCCACAGGACCGAAAGCATGAGTGAACGCGCGAGCACGACTCCGAGCAGCACAGCGACCGGTGAATCGTCCGGCGCGGAGACAGACACCGACGCCGAACCGACCGTCCCGAAGACCGGCGCGACCGCCGTCATCGAGTCGCTGGAGGCCGCCGGCGTGGAGTTCGCCTTCGGCGTCCAGGGCGGGGCCATCATGCCCGTCTACGACGCCCTGTACCACTCCGACATCTACCACGTCACGATGGCGCACGAGCAGGGTGCCTCCCACGCGGCGGACGCCTACGGCATCGTCGCCGGCGAACCCGGCGTCTGCATGGCCACGTCCGGCCCCGGCGCGACCAACCTCGTGACCGGCATCGCGGACGCCTCGATGGACTCGGACCCGATGATCGCCCTGACCGGGCAGGTCCCGACCGAGTTCGTCGGCAACGACGCCTTCCAGGAGACGGACACGACCGGCGTCACCGCGCCCATCACGAAGACGAACTACTTCGCGAGCCACCCCGACACGGTCGGCACGACCGTCTCGGAGGCGTTCGCGCTGGCGCGCGAGGGCCGTCCCGGCCCGACGCTGGTCGACCTGCCGAAGGACATCACGCAGGCCGACTCGAACGCCGACGCCGGCCCGCCGCAGCTGCCGGACACGTACCAGGTGACCGAGAGCGCGGCACCCGACGCGGTCGAGGCGGCCGCCGACGCCATCCAGTCCGCGAACAAGCCGCTGCTGTTGTTCGGCGGCGGCGTCATCAAGGGCGACGCCAGCGAGGAGGCACGACAGTTCGCGACGACCTACGACATCCCGGTCGTCACGACGATGCCCGCGCTGGGCTCGTTCCCCGAGGACCACGAGCTGTCCCTCGAGATGGCCGGCATGCACGGCACCGGTTACGCCAACATGGCCATCACGATGACGGACTGCCTCGTCGCGGTCGGCTGCCGGTTCGACGACCGGCTGACCGGCGGCATCGAGACGTTCGCGCCCGACGCGGAGGTCGTCCACATCGACATCGACCCCGCCGAGATCAGCAAGAACGTCGAGGCCGACTACCCGCTCGTCGGTGACGCGGCCACCGTCCTCGACCAGCTGGACGAGGCCATCGAGGCGGCGCCCCAGACGAAGAAGTGGCGCGCGACCTGCCAGCAGTGGAAGTCCGAGTACCCGATGGACTACCACGCCCCCGAGGACGAACCCCTCCGACCCGAGTTCGTGGTCGAGGCGTTCGACGAGGCGACCGCGGACGACGCCATCGTCACGACCGGCGTCGGCCAGCACCAGATGTGGGCCGCCCAGTACTGGACGTACAAGACGCCCCGGACCTGGGTCTCCAGCCACGGCCTGGGCACGATGGGCTACGGGCTGCCCGCCGCCATCGGCGCGAAGGTCGCGGCCCCCGACCAGGAGGTCGTCTGCTTCGAGGGCGACGGCTCGTTCCTGATGACGATGCAGGAACTCTCCGTGGCGGTCCGCGAGAACCTCGACATCACCGTCGCGGTGCTGAACAACGAGCACATCGGGATGGTCCGCCAGTGGCAGGACGCCTTCTTCGGCGGCCGCCGCATGGCCTCGGAGTACCCCTGGGTGCCCGCCTTCGACAAGCTCGCCGAGGCGTTCGGCGCGAAGGGCATCGCGGTCGAGGACTACGACGAGGTCGCCGACGCGGTCGACGAGGCCCTGAACTACGACGGGCCCGCCGTCGTCGACTTCCACGTCGACCCCGAGGCGAACGTCTACCCGATGGTTCCGAGTGGCGGCGACAACGGTCAGTTCGCGCTGACGGAGGGCCACCTATGAGCGGCGGCCTGCAGGGCCCCGCGCCCGAGGAACGCGCCCGCCCCGAGGGCCGGCGCAACAAGCAGGGCATCCGCATCGACCCCGAGGTCGAGGCGGAACACGAGCCCCGCCGGGCCATCATCTCGGTGCTGGTCGAACACGAGCCGGGCGTCCTCTCGGACGTCTCCGGCCTGTTCAGCCGCCGGCAGTTCAACATCGAGAGCCTGACCGTCGGGCCGACCGAGGACGACTCGAGGGCCCGCATCACGGTCGTCACCGAGGAGCCCGACCCCGGCATCGACCAGATAGAGAAGCAACTCCGGAAACTGGTGCCGGTCATCTCGGTCAACGAGCTGCCCGACGACGCCATCAACCGCGAGCTGGCGCTCATCAAGGTCGACGCCGACCACCCGGACCAGGTCTCGGCCGTCGCCGACATGTACGACGCGAAGACGGTCGACGCCTGCCAGGAGACGGTCACCGTCGAGATAACCGGGAGCCGACAGAAGATCGAGTCCGCCATCGAGACGTTCGAACGCTTCGGCGTTCGCGAGATCACCCGCACCGGTACCGCCGCACTGGCGCGAGCCACCACCGACACCGCACAACGACAATGACAGACGAGTTCACCACAGACGTCTACTACGACGACGACGCCGACGCAACGTACATCGAAGACAAGACGGTAGCCGTCCTCGGCTACGGCAGCCAGGGCCACGCCCACGCCCAGAACCTCGACGAGAGCGGGGTCGACGTGGTCGTCGGCCTGCGCGAGGACTCCTCCTCGCGCGCCGCCGCGGAAGCCGACGGGCTGGCCGTCGCCACGCCGCGCGAGGCCGCCGAACAGGCCGAGGTCGTGGTCGTGCTGGTGCCGGACACGGTCCAGCCGGCCGTCTTCGAGGAGATCGAGCCCGCGCTGGACGCCGGTGACACGCTCCAGTTCGCCCACGGCTTCAACATCCACTACAACCAGATCCAGCCGCCCGAGGACGTCGACGTGACGATGGTGGCCCCGAAGTCGCCGGGCCACATCGTCCGGCGAACCTACGAGAACGGCGAGGGCGTCCCCGGCCTGGTCGCGGTCTACCAGAACACGACCGGCGAGGCGAAGTCCGAGGCACTGGCGTACGCCCAGGCCATCGGCTGTACCCGCGCCGGCGTCATCGAGACGACGTTCCAGGAGGAGACCGAGACCGACCTGTTCGGCGAGCAGGCCGTCCTCTGTGGCGGCGTCACTTCGCTGGTCAAGCAGGGCTACGAGACGCTGGTCGACGCCGGCTACAGCCCGGAGATGGCCTACTTCGAGTGCCTGAACGAGCTGAAGCTCATCGTCGACCTGATGTACGAGGACGGGCTCGGCGGCATGTGGCACTCCGTCTCGGACACGGCCGAGTACGGCGGCCTGACCCGCGGCGACCGCATCGTCGACGAGCACGCCCGCGAGAGGATGGAGGAGGTCCTCGAGGAGGTCCAGAACGGCGAGTTCGCCCGCCAGTGGATCACCGAGAACCAGGCGGGCCGCCCGAGCTACACCCAGCTCAAGGAGGCCGAGGAGAACCACGACATCGAGGCCGTCGGCGAGGAGCTGCGCAGCCTCTTCGCGTGGGAGGCACAGGAAGACGAACAGCCCGAGGAACCACCCGCAGCAGACGACTGAGACAATGAGCAAGAACAACGAAACGATGCGAGAGGTCAGCCACACCAACCCCTACACCGGCGAGAGCATGGGCTCCGTGTTCGAACACGGTGTCACCATCGTCGCCGACGGCGGCCGCGACCCCGAGCGCGAGGACGTCGAGGACGAGGACGAGTTGACCGGAACCGAGATGAAAGACGTCGACCACACCCCGCCCCACGACGACGGCGAAGGCACCGACCGGACCTTCGCCCGTGGGGGCGAGCGCGTAGGCGAGGAGACAGAGGAGTAAGATGTCCGAGGGCACGCTCTACGACAAGGTGTGGGACCGGCACAAGGTGACGACGCTGCCGACCGGACAGGACCAGCTGTTCGTCGGCCTCCACCTCATCCACGAGGTCACCAGCCCGCAGGCGTTCGGGATGCTCAGAGAGCGGGACATGGAGGTCGCCTACCCGGACCTCACGCACGCGACCGTCGACCACATCGTCCCGACGGCCGACCAGTCCCGCCCGTACGAGGAGGACGCGGCCGAGGAGATGATGGCCGAACTGGAGGAGAACGTGCGCGAGGCCGGCATCGACTTCTCCGACCCGACCACCGGCGACCAGGGCATCGTCCACGTCATCGGGCCGGAGCAGGGGCTCACCCAGCCCGGCATGACCATCGTCTGTGGCGACTCCCACACGTCGACCCACGGCGCCTTCGGCGCGCTGGCGTTCGGTATCGGGACGAGCCAGATCCGCGACGTGCTCGCGACGGGCACGGTCGCGATGGAGAAGCAGAAGGTGAGAAAGATCGAGGTCACGGGCGAACTGGCAGACGGCGTCGAGGCGAAAGACGTCATCCTCGAGATCATCCGCCGGCTCGGCACCGACGGCGGCGTCGGCTACGTCTACGAGTACGCCGGCGAGGCCATCGAGGACCTCGACATGGAGGGACGGATGTCCATCTGCAACATGTCCATCGAGGGCGGTGCCCGCGCGGGCTACGTCAACCCCGACGAGACCACCTACGAGTGGCTGGAGGGCCGCGACGAGGTGCCCGAGGGCGACGCCTTCGAGGAGCGCAAGGCGTACTGGGAGTCCATCCGCAGCGACGAGGACGCCGAGTACGACGACGTGGTCACCATCGACGGCTCCGAGCTGGAGCCGGTCGTCACCTGGGGGACCACCCCCGGGCAGGGCGTCGGCGTCACCGAGCCCATCCCGGAACCCGAGGAACTGCCCGCGGACAAGCAGGACACCGCTCGGCGCGCCCAGGAGCACATGCGCGTCGAACCCGGCGACACGATGGAGGGCTACCCCATCGACGTGGCCTTCCTCGGCTCCTGTACGAACGCCCGCCTGCCGGACCTGCGCCGCGCCGCGAGCATCGTCAAGGGCAAGCAGGTCCACGAGGACGTCCGCGCACTGGTCGTCCCCGGCAGCCAGCGCGTCCAGGAGGCCGCCGAGCAGGAGGGCCTGAAGGAGGTCTTCGAGAACGCCGGCTTCGACTGGCGCAACGCCGGCTGTTCGATGTGCCTCGGCATGAACGAGGACACCCTCGAGGGCGACGAGGCGTGTGCCTCCTCGTCGAACCGGAACTTCGTCGGCCGCCAGGGGTCGAAGGACGGCCGCACCGTCCTGATGAACCCGCGGATGGTCGCCGCCGCGGCCATCAACGGCGAAGTGACCGACGTTCGCACCGTCGAGGAGACGGAGGTGGTCACGAATGAGTGACGACGGCCCCGCCGAGACGGTCGAACACGTCTCCGGGACGGGTATCCCGGTCCGTGGCAACGACATCGACACGGACCAGATCATCCCGGCGCGCTTCATGAAGGTCGTCACCTTCGACGGCCTCGGGCAGTTCTCGTTCTTCGACCAGCGCTTCGACGACGAGGACAACCCGA
This window of the Haloarchaeobius amylolyticus genome carries:
- the ilvC gene encoding ketol-acid reductoisomerase; translation: MTDEFTTDVYYDDDADATYIEDKTVAVLGYGSQGHAHAQNLDESGVDVVVGLREDSSSRAAAEADGLAVATPREAAEQAEVVVVLVPDTVQPAVFEEIEPALDAGDTLQFAHGFNIHYNQIQPPEDVDVTMVAPKSPGHIVRRTYENGEGVPGLVAVYQNTTGEAKSEALAYAQAIGCTRAGVIETTFQEETETDLFGEQAVLCGGVTSLVKQGYETLVDAGYSPEMAYFECLNELKLIVDLMYEDGLGGMWHSVSDTAEYGGLTRGDRIVDEHARERMEEVLEEVQNGEFARQWITENQAGRPSYTQLKEAEENHDIEAVGEELRSLFAWEAQEDEQPEEPPAADD
- a CDS encoding LeuA family protein, with product MGEIQCRTTTPALTPVRAIEFFQGTLNATTEFDTARVFDTTLRDGEQSPRTSFSYEDKRDIAAVLDEMGTHVIEAGFPVNSDAEFEAVSDIAKYTDATTCGLARVVDKDIEAAIDSGVEMIHVFVSTSDVQIEDSMHATREQVKQRAIESVRRVKEAGVECMFSPMDATRTDEDFLIEMVEAVTEAGTDWINVPDTCGVATPRRFYDMIETINEHTTARIDVHTHDDFGLATANALSGIEAGAHQAQVSVNGIGERAGNAAYEEFVMAVESVYQADTGIDTTRITELSKLVEARSDMPVPANKPVVGDNAFSHESGIHAAGVIENSDTFEPGVMTPEMVGASRELVLGKHTGVHAVRQHLVEAGFDPTESQVRAVTRKVKDHGAEKERVTASTLFEFARDIGIPTEEETEEVRA
- a CDS encoding ferritin-like domain-containing protein gives rise to the protein MTDQQVVDLLKKAYSDEIETVMNYMTNAIVLDGVRAEEIKESLDQDIQEELTHARQLGNRLKQLDEAPPGSMEFEARQETLQPPEDTTDVLSVIEGVIDAEEDAIETYRALIDAAEAANDPVTEDIAVSLLADEEAHRTEFRGFRKEYRQD
- the ilvN gene encoding acetolactate synthase small subunit — its product is MSGGLQGPAPEERARPEGRRNKQGIRIDPEVEAEHEPRRAIISVLVEHEPGVLSDVSGLFSRRQFNIESLTVGPTEDDSRARITVVTEEPDPGIDQIEKQLRKLVPVISVNELPDDAINRELALIKVDADHPDQVSAVADMYDAKTVDACQETVTVEITGSRQKIESAIETFERFGVREITRTGTAALARATTDTAQRQ
- the ilvB gene encoding biosynthetic-type acetolactate synthase large subunit; protein product: MSERASTTPSSTATGESSGAETDTDAEPTVPKTGATAVIESLEAAGVEFAFGVQGGAIMPVYDALYHSDIYHVTMAHEQGASHAADAYGIVAGEPGVCMATSGPGATNLVTGIADASMDSDPMIALTGQVPTEFVGNDAFQETDTTGVTAPITKTNYFASHPDTVGTTVSEAFALAREGRPGPTLVDLPKDITQADSNADAGPPQLPDTYQVTESAAPDAVEAAADAIQSANKPLLLFGGGVIKGDASEEARQFATTYDIPVVTTMPALGSFPEDHELSLEMAGMHGTGYANMAITMTDCLVAVGCRFDDRLTGGIETFAPDAEVVHIDIDPAEISKNVEADYPLVGDAATVLDQLDEAIEAAPQTKKWRATCQQWKSEYPMDYHAPEDEPLRPEFVVEAFDEATADDAIVTTGVGQHQMWAAQYWTYKTPRTWVSSHGLGTMGYGLPAAIGAKVAAPDQEVVCFEGDGSFLMTMQELSVAVRENLDITVAVLNNEHIGMVRQWQDAFFGGRRMASEYPWVPAFDKLAEAFGAKGIAVEDYDEVADAVDEALNYDGPAVVDFHVDPEANVYPMVPSGGDNGQFALTEGHL
- the leuC gene encoding 3-isopropylmalate dehydratase large subunit, translated to MSEGTLYDKVWDRHKVTTLPTGQDQLFVGLHLIHEVTSPQAFGMLRERDMEVAYPDLTHATVDHIVPTADQSRPYEEDAAEEMMAELEENVREAGIDFSDPTTGDQGIVHVIGPEQGLTQPGMTIVCGDSHTSTHGAFGALAFGIGTSQIRDVLATGTVAMEKQKVRKIEVTGELADGVEAKDVILEIIRRLGTDGGVGYVYEYAGEAIEDLDMEGRMSICNMSIEGGARAGYVNPDETTYEWLEGRDEVPEGDAFEERKAYWESIRSDEDAEYDDVVTIDGSELEPVVTWGTTPGQGVGVTEPIPEPEELPADKQDTARRAQEHMRVEPGDTMEGYPIDVAFLGSCTNARLPDLRRAASIVKGKQVHEDVRALVVPGSQRVQEAAEQEGLKEVFENAGFDWRNAGCSMCLGMNEDTLEGDEACASSSNRNFVGRQGSKDGRTVLMNPRMVAAAAINGEVTDVRTVEETEVVTNE